ACAGAATTTGATCAGCTTCATTTGAATCTTTTCTCTAATCTTATAGCTAAAAGACTCTCTTCCATATCTATTAGTTTGCTCCTTATTCAGAGACACAACAACCAAAACTCACAtcaagaagaaagaaaagaaaaaattccTTCCTCACCGTGGGGGTCATTTTCCTGCCTGCCACCACTCACAGTCCCATCTGGTAAAATCCTCAGGTGATATCCTCCGTTCTGGCTGTACAGTCTGGTCAGCGTCCGCTGCTCCTGCCTGGACAGGTCCAGAGAGGACGCAGGTCCAAATGGCAGCACCGTGACGTCTCCCTCCGTCATCCTACAGAGAGTTTGAGGCTTTGACGAAGAGGAGTGATGTCCTTGTGTCTGCAACGACAGAGGAGATCTACCAGGTTCACTGCTGGTGTCACCTGGACTGTGTCTGAGACACGAGataaaacaggaagaggaggacaacgCCGCCTTCATGACGCGATTACAAGGAAGCGCTCGTCTCCACCAGCCTCCCTCAatcactttctccctctctctgtgtctccctttctctctgtcaaCCTTTTaaggcactttttttttttttaggaagcgATGAAACCAGGCAGGGAATCAGATCTGGATGGAGGCCAGGCACATGATCCGACTAGTCTTTCTTTGTGAAAAAATGATTTCCAGATGTGCAGTGATGTAACTTTCACCTGAAATCTGTGCAAGGCCAGACAACAAAGTAAACAACACGTGGACGCGGCGAAGAGGGCAGAGAAAATTCTGCGGTAATGGTCTTACTCCCGGCTGGAAATGTTGCAATTGCCAGCAAATAGTCTGTTTAACTCATGAAACACAAGAGccattttcctcatactgtttgAGGCGAAGACTTTTGTTTTAACACCCTACATGTTAACAGTCAAACAGATCTCCAGCAGCCAAACACTTTAAATCTTTCAAGAAGGAACTttaaatcactttaaatcttTCAAGAAGGAACAAGAATCCAGCcagccctgtctgtctgtctgtctatcttaCTCTCCGACTGTCTGCTTCCTCACAAGCTTATCCAAAAAACAATCAGGCCCCATTTTAAAGCCACAATGTCAGTGTAATCGCAGTATCCTGAAGGGTGGAGATCCCAGAGCAGCAGTGGCTGTCACATAAAGTCTGTCTTGTCAAATGGAAAAGCAGTGCCAGCGGTGGTACTGTACAACTCTGGTAGATGTTATCATTTGTAGCCAGAGGAACTGCAACAGAACCAGTCAGGCTGGTCCACATCTGGAACATCTTGGACAGGCATAAGATTAAGGAGCAGATGGGAGAAGGAAAGCGAAAGACAGAGCAGTGCAAAGCCACAAGAGGAATGTAAGGCCTACCcactcagatgttttttttttcctaagaACAGGACCAGGAAAAGAATGTTGTGTTACGGGATATGAGAAGTTAGTTTGTGTCCACAGGGACCTTCGGACTGAAATTGACGTCAGAAGTCTGACCGGTGACCGAGTCAGAGTACGGACGCGTGGGAGGATAGAGTGAACTGTGTATGTTTGGGTTCAGGAGAAGATTGCCCTACTTTAACCCAAACATCATCCCCTTCAACTCTGCTGGGAATGAAATATTGTTGATTCAAGGATATGTCATTAAAAGTCATGAgggtatttcttttttaaaaaagagttaATGGATGCTGAACGGAGGCCCAGCTTGGCTACCTTTGatccttaaagcttcagtaggcagaatgtttttggcatcattgggcaaaaaattccataataacctttcagcatattgtaattcaagtgttctaagagaaaactagacttctgcacctcctcatggctctgttttcaggcttttgaaaatctagcctgtgaaggagactttgatcaatcacaggtcatttcagagagagagcgttcctattggctgtgctccggctgctgggcggtgcttggtatatcctcaactgatctcaacgtggctgccgggttacaaactttctcacttttcagctaaacagtacactactagatatttctaaaaacattttatgtgagaaataggcattacattaacagaatattgattcatatttgatcagcgctgcctagtttgaccgtttgatcggagtttgcgagcttgattgacagctgctcagagacggcagacttcagctcggctctgatttgttgttttcctccattcTATGAAATATCGCAGATGCCAtttggagcaccggaggacaccagaggacacagagacacatgatttctttcagattacctgtctcatgcactactgtcaggatatagcgaccgttttataaaaataactttttttaatcatatttgatccatttctacccactgcagctgtAAAGATCAACATCTGccactaacaattattttcattgtcgattaatctgttgattatttctcgattaatcgattagttgtttggtctataaaatgtcagaaaatggtgaaaaatgtcaatcagtgtttcccaaagcccaagatgacttcaaagatattcagtttactgtcatagaggggtaaagaaaccagaaaatattcacatctaagaagctgaaataagagttttgactatttttttccttaaaaaaagtactcaaaacgattaatcaattatcaaaatagttggcgattaatttaatagttgtcaactaattgattaatcgttgcaactCTAGTAATTTGTGAATCATCAGAGGTTACTACTAGCCAACTAGATTCCCACACAAACAACAAGGCTCCTCATATCTAGTGAGTCAGTCACCTACCTGTGAGAAAGTCATGTGACGGCGCCCCCAATGACCCAGCAtgtcctcctcttttcctctttcttaaTGAAGTTTGGGTGAAACCGGCTTCTTCTTGTCTCCTCCAGGGAGGACTTTAGAGACTAAAGTGTGTATGTCTGTATTTGTATCACCCTTCTGACAGCGTCAGGGGACTCATTTTAACAGGCCAACGTCAGGACT
This portion of the Sebastes umbrosus isolate fSebUmb1 chromosome 17, fSebUmb1.pri, whole genome shotgun sequence genome encodes:
- the LOC119476256 gene encoding fibroblast growth factor 1-like isoform X1 — protein: MKAALSSSSCFISCLRHSPGDTSSEPGRSPLSLQTQGHHSSSSKPQTLCRMTEGDVTVLPFGPASSLDLSRQEQRTLTRLYSQNGGYHLRILPDGTVSGGRQENDPHDVLRLKAVSVGVVVIKGENTGRYLAMNKNGRLYGSQSLNDECYFLEKYEENHYNTYCSQKYNWYVGLKRNGQPKPGPDTHQGQKAVFFLPRPAGSV